The proteins below come from a single Tachypleus tridentatus isolate NWPU-2018 chromosome 13, ASM421037v1, whole genome shotgun sequence genomic window:
- the LOC143237312 gene encoding syntaxin-like isoform X1: MTKDRLTELKKAVQEDEDVVVILVEENTLEPRIEAFFKEVEEIRENVEKIEAYVDKVKIKHSSILSSPQTDEKVKEELEGYLADINMLANKVRNNLKVMEQNLKYLEERNDMSANFRMRKTQHSMLSQKFVEVISEYNKIQVDYRERCKARIQRQLEITGKITTSDELEDMIESGNPAIFTQGIIMETQQARQTLEDIEARHNDIIKLENSIRELRDMFLDMAMLIENQGEMVNRIEYQVQNTKDYIETVKKDTKKALVYQSKARKKKIIIIILVLVVIGVLTLIILGSTGKI; the protein is encoded by the exons ATGACTAAGGACCGTCTTACAGAACTCAAGAAAGCG GTCCAAGAAGATGAAGATGTTGTGGTTATCTTGGTTGAAGAAAACACATTGGAGCCACGTATAGAAGCATTTTTTAAAGAG GTTGAAGAAATAAGGGAAAATGTGGAGAAAATTGAAGCCTATGTTGATAAAGTCAAGataaaacacagttctatacttTCTTCCCCACAAACTGATGAAA AGGTGAAGGAAGAGCTTGAAGGTTACTTGGCTGATATCAATATGTTGGCAAATAAAGTTCGAAACAATTTAAAAG taATGGAGCAGAACCTAAAGTATTTAGAAGAAAGAAATGATATGTCAGCTAATTTCCGTATGAGAAAAACACAG cacTCAATGCTTTCTCAAAAATTTGTGGAAGTAATATCAGAATATAACAAAATTCAAGTTGATTACAGAGAAAGGTGTAAAGCAAGAATTCAAAGACAATTAGAAATAA cAGGCAAAATTACAACAAGTGATGAGCTAGAAGACATGATAGAAAGTGGAAATCCTGCAATTTTCACTCAAGGG ATCATCATGGAGACACAGCAAGCCAGACAAACCCTAGAAGATATTGAAGCTCGGCACAATGATATTATTAAGTTAGAAAACAGCATTAGAGAACTTCGTGACATGTTCTTGGACATGGCCATGTTGATTGAAAATCAG ggAGAAATGGTAAACAGAATTGAATATCAAGTGCAAAATACAAAGGATTACATTGAAACTGTTAAAAAAGACACAAAGAAAGCATTGGTATACCAGAGTAAAGCAAGAAAG aaaaaaattatcatcATAATCCTGGTCCTAGTTGTGATTGGAGTTCTAACCCTAATTATTCTTGGTTCCACTGGAAAAATTTAA
- the LOC143237312 gene encoding syntaxin-like isoform X2, translating into MTKDRLTELKKAVQEDEDVVVILVEENTLEPRIEAFFKEVEEIRENVEKIEAYVDKVKIKHSSILSSPQTDEIMEQNLKYLEERNDMSANFRMRKTQHSMLSQKFVEVISEYNKIQVDYRERCKARIQRQLEITGKITTSDELEDMIESGNPAIFTQGIIMETQQARQTLEDIEARHNDIIKLENSIRELRDMFLDMAMLIENQGEMVNRIEYQVQNTKDYIETVKKDTKKALVYQSKARKKKIIIIILVLVVIGVLTLIILGSTGKI; encoded by the exons ATGACTAAGGACCGTCTTACAGAACTCAAGAAAGCG GTCCAAGAAGATGAAGATGTTGTGGTTATCTTGGTTGAAGAAAACACATTGGAGCCACGTATAGAAGCATTTTTTAAAGAG GTTGAAGAAATAAGGGAAAATGTGGAGAAAATTGAAGCCTATGTTGATAAAGTCAAGataaaacacagttctatacttTCTTCCCCACAAACTGATGAAA taATGGAGCAGAACCTAAAGTATTTAGAAGAAAGAAATGATATGTCAGCTAATTTCCGTATGAGAAAAACACAG cacTCAATGCTTTCTCAAAAATTTGTGGAAGTAATATCAGAATATAACAAAATTCAAGTTGATTACAGAGAAAGGTGTAAAGCAAGAATTCAAAGACAATTAGAAATAA cAGGCAAAATTACAACAAGTGATGAGCTAGAAGACATGATAGAAAGTGGAAATCCTGCAATTTTCACTCAAGGG ATCATCATGGAGACACAGCAAGCCAGACAAACCCTAGAAGATATTGAAGCTCGGCACAATGATATTATTAAGTTAGAAAACAGCATTAGAGAACTTCGTGACATGTTCTTGGACATGGCCATGTTGATTGAAAATCAG ggAGAAATGGTAAACAGAATTGAATATCAAGTGCAAAATACAAAGGATTACATTGAAACTGTTAAAAAAGACACAAAGAAAGCATTGGTATACCAGAGTAAAGCAAGAAAG aaaaaaattatcatcATAATCCTGGTCCTAGTTGTGATTGGAGTTCTAACCCTAATTATTCTTGGTTCCACTGGAAAAATTTAA